A single genomic interval of Methanorbis rubei harbors:
- the dapB gene encoding 4-hydroxy-tetrahydrodipicolinate reductase translates to MTKVMICGAMGRMGTTIAGMVVENPELELVGGVDVRPGTILGKPVVDSANLAGFIDEHKPDVMIDFTVAAATMVNAKIAASKGVALVIGTTGFTPAEDAELLHAIKNVPVVKTTNFSVGVNIFWELVREAAKRLGDYDIEVIEAHHRHKKDAPSGTAKTILKVIEEEVGVRDEMYGRCGMTERKNEIGVHVIRGGDVVGDHTVQFHQNYETIELTHRAYDRAVFARGAVRAAAWVPEKAPAVYTMKEVLHL, encoded by the coding sequence ATGACTAAAGTTATGATTTGCGGAGCGATGGGTCGTATGGGTACGACCATCGCAGGTATGGTTGTCGAAAACCCTGAGCTAGAACTCGTCGGCGGCGTGGACGTCCGGCCCGGAACCATTCTCGGAAAACCGGTTGTTGACTCGGCAAACCTTGCAGGTTTCATCGATGAACACAAGCCTGACGTCATGATCGACTTCACCGTCGCTGCGGCAACAATGGTGAACGCAAAAATCGCGGCATCCAAAGGTGTTGCACTGGTGATCGGCACTACCGGCTTCACTCCTGCAGAGGATGCAGAACTTTTGCATGCGATCAAAAATGTGCCAGTGGTGAAAACAACCAACTTCAGTGTCGGCGTTAACATCTTCTGGGAGCTGGTCCGCGAAGCAGCAAAACGTCTCGGCGACTATGACATCGAAGTGATCGAGGCCCACCACCGCCACAAGAAGGATGCACCAAGCGGCACGGCAAAGACCATTCTGAAAGTGATCGAAGAAGAAGTCGGCGTGCGTGATGAGATGTACGGCCGCTGCGGTATGACCGAACGCAAGAACGAGATCGGTGTCCACGTAATTCGCGGCGGCGATGTTGTCGGTGATCACACCGTGCAGTTCCACCAGAACTACGAAACCATTGAGCTGACCCACCGGGCATATGACCGTGCGGTGTTTGCCCGCGGCGCGGTTCGTGCAGCGGCATGGGTGCCGGAAAAAGCACCCGCCGTCTACACAATGAAGGAAGTCCTTCATTTATAA
- a CDS encoding 4Fe-4S binding protein has product MVAVVKKEKCTGCATCVDICPAAAIELVNDIAVVDASGCVDCETCVDECPESAIHME; this is encoded by the coding sequence ATGGTAGCAGTAGTTAAGAAAGAAAAATGTACCGGCTGTGCAACATGTGTGGATATCTGCCCGGCAGCAGCTATTGAACTGGTGAACGATATTGCAGTTGTGGACGCAAGCGGATGCGTTGACTGTGAGACCTGTGTGGATGAGTGCCCGGAAAGCGCGATTCACATGGAATAA
- a CDS encoding M20/M25/M40 family metallo-hydrolase, producing MDVVRICSELIKIRSENPPGDTREAAEYIALILDSMGIRSDITEGTPGHCNVISRDQSSALMLSGHIDVVPAMEEGWDIPPYAGVIDDTYVHGRGSTDMKGGCAAVLTAVERAVNEYGGVPVSLAFVCDEEGGGRSGTRYLIEKQLIHPCDVLIAEPTPAFAPSVGQKGICRFEVEFTGTPGHSSLFPLVGDSAIMQAFSFMEWMAELHTRVYPQSDELERLINHSICISDVAEVQDLSPIFRQIMYNPGLISGGERVNIVAQKCLLTMDMRLPWGCDCDAVLGEICSHVPESAKVTPLTRANASLTDPESFLVQSTCDAVSSVYNVPSHPMVQWAASDARALRKAGFRAIEYGPGELSLLHGLNERVRIDQLRSAEEIYFRLIDTYRKRYG from the coding sequence ATGGATGTTGTACGCATCTGTTCGGAACTGATAAAGATCCGGAGTGAAAATCCTCCCGGCGATACCAGAGAGGCCGCAGAGTACATTGCTCTGATCCTTGACTCAATGGGAATCCGCTCTGATATTACAGAAGGAACGCCCGGGCACTGCAATGTTATCTCACGGGATCAGAGTTCTGCTTTGATGCTGTCCGGCCACATCGATGTGGTGCCTGCAATGGAGGAAGGCTGGGACATTCCTCCCTATGCCGGCGTCATCGATGACACCTATGTGCACGGTCGCGGCAGCACCGATATGAAGGGCGGATGCGCAGCAGTCCTTACTGCGGTTGAACGTGCGGTCAACGAGTACGGCGGTGTGCCTGTCTCTCTTGCATTTGTGTGCGATGAAGAGGGCGGCGGTCGGTCCGGGACACGATATCTGATCGAGAAGCAGCTGATTCATCCGTGCGATGTGCTGATCGCAGAGCCGACTCCTGCGTTTGCTCCATCTGTCGGACAGAAAGGTATCTGTCGGTTCGAGGTGGAGTTCACGGGGACGCCCGGGCACTCCTCGCTGTTTCCGCTTGTCGGGGACAGTGCAATCATGCAGGCGTTTTCGTTTATGGAATGGATGGCTGAGCTGCACACCCGTGTGTATCCGCAGTCAGACGAGCTTGAGCGGCTGATTAACCACTCGATCTGTATCAGTGATGTGGCGGAAGTTCAAGATCTTTCACCGATCTTTCGACAGATTATGTACAACCCCGGTCTGATCTCAGGCGGCGAGCGGGTGAATATTGTTGCGCAAAAATGTCTCCTCACTATGGACATGCGGCTGCCGTGGGGATGCGACTGTGATGCGGTACTTGGCGAGATATGTTCTCATGTGCCGGAGTCTGCGAAGGTAACGCCGCTTACGCGAGCAAACGCTTCACTCACCGACCCTGAATCATTCCTTGTGCAAAGTACGTGCGACGCTGTCAGCAGTGTGTATAATGTTCCCTCACATCCCATGGTGCAGTGGGCAGCGTCTGATGCCCGGGCACTGCGAAAGGCAGGCTTTCGGGCAATTGAGTACGGACCGGGCGAGTTGTCGCTCCTGCACGGGCTGAACGAGCGGGTGAGAATTGATCAGCTGCGTTCTGCTGAAGAGATCTACTTCCGGCTGATTGATACGTATCGCAAGCGGTACGGTTGA
- a CDS encoding tRNA sulfurtransferase — translation METNTAVMVRIGELWLKSEPVKKQFMTALMRNIRAALDAKDLAYQTEEYRGRVLIYGDAEKIAPEVARIFGIVDVSICTTCGNSPEEISSAAVTLAEKKLKAGMRFAVRARRQQVKGITSQELARIVADAVWEKIPDFVVDLDNPEYELFVEAREYGGIVYDDRIPGQGGLPLGTAGKAMLLLSAGIDSPVAAWLLMRRGVVLSGMFMDGGRWAGPATKNLALDNARILSTWSPGRNFPVWVVNMEPFFDAMSAACETHYTCIYCKRFMMRVADRLALKGKYDALASGENLGQVASQTIQNMGVITASVKTPILRPILTYDKEDTVAIARRIGTFHECPGDTGCRAVPKKPATRSDIDLIETQEAKLNLSDLIENAATTAELWIARDGNISQKIVDA, via the coding sequence ATGGAAACAAACACAGCAGTAATGGTGAGAATCGGTGAGCTCTGGCTGAAGAGTGAACCGGTAAAAAAACAGTTCATGACAGCCCTGATGCGAAACATTCGTGCGGCACTGGATGCTAAGGATCTCGCATACCAGACCGAGGAGTATCGCGGGCGGGTTCTGATCTATGGTGATGCGGAAAAAATCGCTCCCGAGGTTGCAAGAATTTTCGGTATTGTGGATGTGAGTATCTGTACTACCTGCGGCAACAGTCCTGAAGAAATCTCTTCAGCAGCGGTTACGCTTGCAGAGAAAAAACTGAAAGCCGGCATGCGGTTTGCGGTGCGGGCCAGACGTCAGCAGGTGAAAGGGATCACCAGTCAGGAACTTGCACGAATAGTTGCAGACGCTGTCTGGGAAAAAATCCCAGACTTTGTGGTTGACCTTGACAATCCTGAGTATGAGCTGTTTGTTGAGGCACGCGAGTACGGAGGAATTGTGTATGATGACCGCATCCCAGGTCAGGGCGGTCTGCCGCTTGGAACAGCAGGCAAGGCAATGCTCCTCCTTTCAGCAGGCATCGACTCGCCGGTTGCGGCATGGCTTCTGATGCGGCGCGGTGTTGTGCTCTCCGGTATGTTCATGGACGGCGGACGATGGGCGGGCCCTGCAACGAAGAATCTCGCGCTCGACAATGCAAGAATTCTTTCGACCTGGTCACCAGGCAGAAATTTTCCGGTATGGGTTGTGAACATGGAACCGTTTTTTGATGCGATGTCAGCTGCCTGTGAGACTCACTACACCTGTATCTACTGCAAGCGGTTTATGATGCGGGTTGCAGACCGGCTGGCACTCAAAGGAAAGTACGATGCTCTTGCGTCAGGAGAAAATCTCGGTCAGGTTGCTTCTCAGACAATTCAAAATATGGGAGTGATCACGGCATCAGTGAAGACACCAATTCTCCGGCCGATCCTCACTTATGACAAGGAGGATACGGTTGCAATCGCCCGAAGAATCGGAACGTTTCATGAGTGTCCGGGAGATACCGGCTGCCGTGCTGTGCCGAAAAAACCTGCCACCAGATCTGACATTGATCTGATTGAGACGCAGGAGGCAAAACTGAATCTCTCTGATTTAATCGAAAATGCGGCAACAACTGCCGAGCTCTGGATTGCAAGAGATGGAAATATTTCCCAAAAGATAGTTGATGCATAA
- the larE gene encoding ATP-dependent sacrificial sulfur transferase LarE, with protein sequence MKTVLSKLSVILKKHSPMMIALSGGQDSLTLLAAAKAAGIPVVVATVISEFEVPGEAERAKEFCRILQVQWYPVHVRILEDAAIAANPIDRCYLCKKKIMGPLVEVAKVHGYNVCDGTHADDVPEERPGSAALQELEIRSPFVEAGIGKEQIMSLAKELSVPVIPPSSCLATRIPFGTVITEENLRRVAAAETFLHEQGVTGILRVRMIGDEAVVEVEAGEMQLASKHAVNLEQFGFSRVRVAGYISGGVTRWKQTQQ encoded by the coding sequence ATGAAAACAGTTCTCTCAAAGCTTTCGGTGATTCTGAAAAAACACTCCCCGATGATGATTGCCTTGTCCGGAGGTCAGGACAGTCTCACCCTTCTTGCCGCAGCAAAAGCTGCCGGCATTCCGGTAGTTGTGGCAACCGTCATCTCAGAGTTCGAGGTCCCGGGTGAGGCTGAGCGTGCGAAAGAGTTCTGCAGAATACTTCAGGTGCAATGGTATCCGGTTCATGTCAGAATTCTTGAGGATGCTGCAATCGCTGCAAATCCGATTGACCGCTGTTACCTGTGCAAGAAAAAGATCATGGGCCCGCTTGTCGAAGTTGCAAAAGTACACGGTTACAACGTCTGTGACGGCACGCATGCAGATGATGTCCCTGAAGAGCGGCCTGGGAGTGCAGCTCTTCAGGAGCTTGAGATCAGGAGCCCCTTTGTAGAGGCAGGTATCGGCAAGGAACAAATTATGTCTCTTGCAAAGGAACTCAGTGTTCCAGTAATTCCTCCCTCTTCGTGCCTCGCGACACGGATTCCCTTTGGAACCGTGATCACTGAGGAAAATCTCCGCCGTGTTGCAGCAGCAGAGACCTTTCTTCATGAACAGGGCGTTACAGGGATACTTCGCGTGCGAATGATTGGTGATGAGGCGGTCGTGGAGGTTGAGGCAGGAGAGATGCAGCTTGCGTCGAAGCATGCGGTTAATCTTGAACAATTTGGTTTCTCCCGGGTAAGGGTTGCAGGCTATATTTCGGGAGGGGTAACTCGATGGAAACAAACACAGCAGTAA
- a CDS encoding DUF2150 family protein, translated as MAAKKSSKKTEEPEASAKLFYIFYNQERWDNWLNTLAEADFSGDDDSDEMPEGYRILDGFSDDITLATIKIIKLFQNKRISLEDARTKLRGVEEIVMGEVQNVDVAEIIGSMQVSMLVLFAAGQKYLEESYPPAEEVKNLVKDGRKAFDKDPEKALDMASSIGAAVINGASCCGKYVKDTDEPTLFDEWLVEVERIADALKSLKNFDEEAGEAQ; from the coding sequence ATGGCTGCGAAGAAATCCTCCAAAAAAACTGAAGAACCGGAAGCATCAGCAAAGCTCTTCTATATTTTCTATAACCAGGAGCGTTGGGATAACTGGCTGAACACGCTCGCGGAAGCTGACTTTTCCGGCGATGATGACAGCGATGAGATGCCGGAAGGCTACCGTATTCTTGACGGTTTTTCCGATGACATTACTCTTGCCACAATAAAGATCATCAAACTCTTCCAGAACAAAAGAATTTCCTTAGAAGACGCGAGAACCAAACTCCGCGGCGTGGAAGAGATCGTCATGGGCGAGGTGCAAAATGTTGATGTTGCCGAGATTATCGGATCCATGCAGGTCTCAATGCTGGTGCTCTTTGCAGCAGGACAAAAATATCTGGAGGAGAGCTATCCTCCGGCAGAGGAAGTCAAGAATCTTGTGAAGGACGGTCGCAAAGCCTTTGACAAGGATCCGGAGAAGGCTCTTGATATGGCATCTTCGATTGGTGCTGCGGTGATTAACGGCGCAAGCTGCTGCGGCAAGTATGTCAAGGACACGGACGAGCCGACGCTCTTTGATGAGTGGCTGGTTGAGGTCGAGCGTATTGCGGATGCTCTGAAGTCCTTGAAGAACTTTGATGAGGAAGCCGGAGAAGCCCAGTGA
- a CDS encoding DUF5814 domain-containing protein — MIAGRARFRYIKKLQRAAGYRLPDGAFHPANLEAITGSMNIDSLDPETRDQVMRFYKDFLECSCRDSPLCGCPERKFVIAILELREMGLSHREIHYHLIEEYGVDLFPADILSFLEDSVHLLEAIRSVAELAEQKELVELSDEHIRQIAR, encoded by the coding sequence GTGATTGCAGGTCGCGCAAGATTTCGCTATATCAAAAAACTGCAGCGTGCAGCAGGATATCGGCTGCCGGACGGAGCTTTCCATCCGGCAAATCTTGAGGCGATTACCGGCTCGATGAATATTGACAGCCTTGATCCCGAAACACGGGATCAGGTGATGCGGTTTTACAAGGATTTTCTTGAGTGCAGCTGCCGCGACTCGCCGCTCTGCGGGTGTCCTGAGCGGAAGTTTGTTATTGCGATTCTGGAGCTTCGCGAGATGGGGCTCAGTCATCGCGAGATTCACTATCATCTGATTGAGGAGTACGGTGTGGATCTTTTTCCGGCAGATATCTTAAGCTTCCTTGAGGACTCTGTTCATCTGCTGGAGGCTATCCGCAGTGTTGCGGAGCTTGCGGAACAAAAAGAGCTGGTGGAACTTTCGGATGAACACATCCGCCAGATCGCACGATGA
- the thpR gene encoding RNA 2',3'-cyclic phosphodiesterase, protein MARLFIAVEPSSEIRNNLAAAAQSLLGTSARLSVVGASQMHITLKFLGEVPDSKIPKIITTFSELHGEPYQLSASGVGVFGRPTRVIKAEVKDNGASKELASKLDSLLSSIGIPKETQPFSPHLTLARVKEYSPDILPKVAAVKDADFGSCTIDKVALKKSTLTPSGPIYETIAEVKL, encoded by the coding sequence ATGGCGAGGCTGTTTATTGCTGTGGAACCCTCTTCGGAGATCCGAAATAATCTCGCGGCTGCGGCGCAGTCGCTTCTGGGGACGTCTGCGCGACTGAGTGTTGTGGGAGCATCCCAGATGCATATCACCCTGAAGTTCCTTGGCGAGGTGCCGGACTCAAAGATACCGAAAATCATCACCACATTCTCCGAACTTCATGGAGAACCGTATCAGCTTTCAGCGTCCGGTGTCGGTGTCTTCGGCAGGCCGACGCGCGTGATTAAAGCTGAAGTCAAAGATAACGGAGCTTCAAAAGAGCTTGCGAGCAAACTCGATTCACTCCTCTCTTCGATCGGCATCCCCAAGGAAACACAACCCTTCTCCCCTCATCTCACGCTTGCCCGCGTAAAGGAGTACTCGCCTGACATTCTGCCAAAAGTTGCCGCAGTCAAAGATGCAGATTTTGGCAGCTGCACGATTGACAAGGTAGCACTCAAAAAGAGTACCTTAACCCCATCCGGTCCAATATATGAAACAATTGCTGAGGTGAAACTGTGA
- the cca gene encoding CCA tRNA nucleotidyltransferase, translated as MTRSSIEQEVLGRVLPTDAERSAAQEMGNKLIAAVNEVAGVPAMMTGSVARGTWVRGDKDIDIFMLFPPEISREELQEKGLAAAYAVVEKFSGTSEEKYAEHPYLNAVIEGFDVDLVPCYHVGSTAEMKCAVDRTPFHTRYLLPKIGSLREDVLLLKQFAKGGGVYGSDHMTGGFSGYLCELLILAYGEFSQFMQAASEFRYGEVVDIEKYYADTKETRKKFSEPLIVIDPTDKDRNVAAALTPTRFAEFMELARDYCASPSPLYFVADPPTQMGKTEFAAVLQMRGTSMLAVRMKTPAYVADTVVPQLRKTMESMKAMLIAEDFQVHRAEVSMGAETCLILFELIIARLPAIVLRSGPPVWNHENADRFVEKYLMQEEFAGPWIDEDRYYTEVRRNYTSAESLLSDKQKVLSGSLGRHVRQVMEEDGYEVLEGVDVWSVEFSFFLSAFFARSSHAIRKLRGIKAEQQ; from the coding sequence GTGACGAGAAGTAGTATAGAACAGGAAGTTTTAGGCCGCGTGCTCCCAACCGACGCGGAACGTTCTGCAGCACAGGAGATGGGAAACAAACTCATCGCCGCAGTCAACGAAGTGGCAGGCGTCCCTGCGATGATGACCGGCTCGGTCGCCAGAGGTACCTGGGTTCGCGGCGACAAGGACATTGATATCTTCATGCTCTTCCCGCCGGAGATTTCCCGCGAGGAGTTGCAGGAGAAAGGACTTGCCGCAGCCTATGCGGTGGTCGAAAAATTCTCTGGCACGTCTGAGGAAAAATATGCAGAGCATCCGTATCTCAATGCGGTGATTGAAGGGTTCGACGTGGACCTTGTTCCCTGCTATCATGTCGGCTCCACCGCTGAGATGAAGTGCGCAGTGGATAGGACACCGTTTCACACACGCTACCTTCTCCCAAAAATCGGCAGTCTTCGCGAGGATGTTCTGCTTCTCAAACAGTTTGCCAAAGGCGGAGGAGTCTACGGCTCAGACCATATGACCGGCGGCTTCTCAGGATATCTGTGCGAGCTTCTCATCTTAGCCTACGGCGAATTTTCCCAGTTTATGCAGGCAGCATCTGAGTTCCGGTACGGTGAGGTCGTTGACATCGAAAAATATTATGCCGATACGAAGGAGACCAGAAAAAAATTTTCCGAGCCGCTCATTGTTATCGACCCGACCGACAAAGATCGAAATGTTGCAGCCGCGCTCACACCTACACGGTTCGCCGAGTTCATGGAGCTTGCCCGCGACTACTGTGCTTCTCCGAGTCCGCTTTACTTTGTTGCAGACCCGCCGACCCAGATGGGAAAAACCGAGTTCGCGGCTGTTCTTCAGATGCGCGGAACCTCGATGCTTGCCGTGCGGATGAAGACCCCTGCTTACGTTGCGGACACAGTTGTTCCCCAGCTCCGGAAAACCATGGAGTCCATGAAGGCCATGCTTATTGCCGAGGACTTTCAGGTTCACCGTGCTGAGGTTTCCATGGGCGCGGAGACTTGCTTAATTCTCTTCGAGCTTATCATTGCACGACTGCCGGCAATTGTTCTGCGAAGCGGCCCGCCGGTCTGGAACCATGAAAATGCTGACCGGTTTGTGGAAAAGTATCTGATGCAGGAGGAGTTTGCCGGTCCCTGGATTGATGAGGACCGGTACTACACCGAAGTCCGCCGCAACTACACGAGCGCTGAGTCCCTGCTTTCTGACAAACAAAAAGTTCTCTCCGGTTCTCTTGGCCGGCATGTGAGACAGGTGATGGAAGAAGACGGCTATGAGGTTCTCGAGGGTGTTGATGTCTGGTCGGTTGAGTTCTCGTTCTTCCTCTCCGCATTCTTTGCGCGATCATCACACGCGATCCGCAAGCTTCGGGGGATTAAGGCTGAACAGCAATGA
- a CDS encoding pyridoxamine 5'-phosphate oxidase family protein, whose product MALITSEIKEQIAKVGVCHLITASKAGVPNAAPMGGLWVMDNDTIWISNNFMNKTAENVHENSQAALLVWSRELGNCIQLKGTATLESDTDDYKKMRELMEAKKPGLPKKELLKLVVKEIYTCMPGPAAGEKIA is encoded by the coding sequence ATGGCACTAATTACCAGTGAGATAAAAGAACAGATTGCAAAAGTAGGTGTCTGCCATCTGATCACCGCGTCCAAAGCCGGTGTTCCGAATGCAGCGCCGATGGGCGGTCTGTGGGTGATGGACAACGACACCATCTGGATCTCCAACAACTTCATGAACAAGACCGCAGAAAATGTTCATGAAAACTCCCAGGCAGCACTGCTTGTCTGGAGCAGAGAGCTTGGCAACTGCATTCAGCTGAAGGGAACGGCAACTCTTGAGTCCGACACAGACGACTACAAAAAGATGCGGGAGTTAATGGAAGCAAAAAAGCCGGGACTCCCAAAAAAAGAACTGCTGAAACTTGTGGTAAAAGAGATCTATACCTGCATGCCGGGACCTGCAGCAGGAGAAAAGATCGCATAA
- a CDS encoding YbhB/YbcL family Raf kinase inhibitor-like protein, which translates to MEKITIHLGKNGITPSSTLSGGNISPKIDLSGMPPEVKYIAVIVQNKSGNGKTECIWTIWNIPSVGHVPPGYEEGPVPNFPFPAIQGLNDFGGHGWHGPEPKLGSDERMLFQVFGRADRIVISPDAKMDEVIAELRDGKTIAFGSLESMLHY; encoded by the coding sequence ATGGAAAAGATTACCATCCATCTCGGAAAAAATGGTATTACCCCGTCGAGCACACTTTCCGGCGGGAACATCTCGCCGAAAATTGATCTCTCCGGTATGCCGCCTGAGGTAAAGTACATCGCAGTCATTGTGCAGAACAAATCCGGCAACGGAAAGACAGAGTGTATTTGGACGATCTGGAATATTCCATCGGTCGGACATGTCCCGCCAGGATATGAGGAGGGGCCGGTGCCAAACTTTCCGTTCCCGGCAATTCAGGGTCTCAATGATTTCGGCGGACATGGTTGGCACGGACCCGAGCCGAAACTCGGAAGTGATGAGAGGATGCTCTTTCAGGTGTTCGGCAGGGCTGACCGCATTGTGATCTCTCCGGACGCGAAAATGGATGAGGTAATTGCAGAACTCCGTGACGGCAAGACGATTGCTTTCGGCAGTCTTGAGTCGATGCTTCACTACTGA
- the tsaA gene encoding tRNA (N6-threonylcarbamoyladenosine(37)-N6)-methyltransferase TrmO — protein sequence MDCLTIYTDGASRGNPGNAAAAWLILRGTEVLESDVLVLGKQTNNVAEYTALIHAIRSAKKYAEPKTTELNIYSDSELMISQMNGTYKVRSASLQPLHQEAEESAAAFASVSYHHVPRENSYIGSCDWLCNNALDKMSAADMIDDLRKGREPVECRPIGIVHSPFKDRKDAPNQGRNTREISHIEIFPEYRDGLVGLSPDDAVFILCWFDRSERDILQVVPHGRKQLTGVFATRAPVRPNPISLTLVTIESIEGTMLTVRGLEALDNTPVLDIKPYYAGIDSPENE from the coding sequence ATGGACTGCCTGACAATATATACGGACGGCGCGAGCCGCGGGAACCCAGGGAACGCCGCTGCCGCATGGCTGATTCTTCGGGGAACTGAAGTTCTTGAGTCTGACGTACTGGTTCTTGGAAAACAGACGAACAATGTTGCCGAGTACACTGCACTCATCCATGCCATCCGCTCGGCGAAAAAATATGCAGAACCCAAAACAACCGAGCTGAACATCTACTCAGACAGCGAGCTGATGATATCGCAGATGAACGGAACCTACAAAGTGCGCTCCGCATCTCTTCAGCCGCTTCATCAGGAGGCAGAGGAGAGTGCCGCAGCATTTGCGAGCGTCAGCTATCATCATGTTCCGCGGGAAAATTCGTACATCGGGTCCTGCGACTGGTTGTGCAACAATGCTCTTGACAAAATGTCAGCAGCTGATATGATTGATGACCTTCGGAAGGGAAGGGAACCTGTTGAGTGCCGGCCCATTGGCATTGTTCACTCTCCCTTCAAGGACCGAAAGGATGCACCGAACCAGGGGAGAAATACTCGTGAGATAAGTCACATCGAAATTTTTCCCGAGTACCGCGACGGCCTCGTTGGTTTGTCTCCAGATGATGCCGTCTTCATTCTCTGCTGGTTTGATCGTTCCGAACGCGATATCCTGCAGGTTGTTCCGCACGGCAGAAAACAACTCACCGGCGTTTTTGCAACCCGTGCGCCAGTCCGCCCGAATCCCATCTCGCTGACTCTTGTGACCATCGAATCAATAGAAGGAACCATGTTGACCGTCCGGGGACTCGAAGCCCTTGACAACACACCGGTACTTGACATAAAACCCTACTATGCAGGGATAGATTCCCCGGAAAACGAGTGA
- a CDS encoding DUF6994 family protein produces the protein MKIDTNYNFYTDARGGDPDSTSQTLRKYHKILWSKPLPNGKHFELSDNKNGIYLHHKSELGEFCFGSDAITHSYKNQKRKQWLVEQIPGEVNGLFDAGSTIGAYIIFPNNRINGNHTINQARGINYFIDDRFDLTLECIRRFYLDQDSPLYDTLLRYKNFFDLFDDFIGYVNFFLLEDLIDENQEIKFYLPFDEFKTPPKFSGTDEYLLYKKEVMNFIRKRNQRIHDCQVL, from the coding sequence ATGAAAATCGATACAAATTACAATTTTTACACTGATGCAAGGGGTGGAGATCCCGATTCTACCAGCCAAACTCTTCGAAAATACCATAAGATATTATGGAGTAAACCACTACCCAATGGCAAACATTTCGAATTATCTGACAACAAAAATGGAATTTATTTACACCATAAATCAGAATTAGGGGAGTTCTGTTTTGGGAGCGATGCTATTACCCATTCATACAAAAATCAGAAACGAAAGCAATGGCTTGTAGAACAAATTCCCGGTGAAGTAAATGGACTCTTTGATGCGGGTTCCACTATTGGGGCCTATATTATTTTTCCCAATAACAGAATTAACGGCAACCACACAATCAATCAGGCACGCGGAATTAACTATTTCATTGACGACCGGTTTGACTTGACACTCGAATGTATCCGCCGTTTTTATTTAGATCAAGACAGTCCTCTTTATGATACCTTATTGAGATACAAGAATTTTTTCGATTTGTTTGATGATTTCATCGGCTACGTCAATTTCTTTTTACTGGAGGATCTGATTGACGAAAATCAGGAAATTAAATTTTATTTGCCGTTTGACGAGTTCAAAACTCCTCCAAAGTTTTCCGGCACAGACGAATATCTGTTATATAAAAAAGAAGTTATGAATTTCATTCGGAAAAGAAATCAGAGAATTCATGATTGCCAAGTACTATGA
- a CDS encoding Mrp/NBP35 family ATP-binding protein, with amino-acid sequence MSDKPEGCDGHCDGCSQKTDTCQQPPKADISVKHVILVLSGKGGVGKSTVSVNLSYALASHGYQTGLLDLDIHGPSIAKMLGIENLKLQALGNKMMPVKVTGSLKVVSMALLLNTTDSPIVWRGPMKAAAIKQFLGDVDWGDLDYLVVDLPPGTGDEALNIVQFAPNVEGAVIVTTPQDVAVLDSTKAIKFVEMMDLPVLGIIENMSGMVCPHCGEVVDLFGKGGGEKVAAQYNVPFLGSIPIDIEMRKAGDEGRPFIVKRTSEKNPTRDAVDKVMENLIAEVEKNDE; translated from the coding sequence ATGTCAGATAAACCAGAAGGATGTGACGGACACTGCGACGGATGCTCGCAGAAGACCGATACCTGCCAGCAGCCACCGAAAGCTGACATCAGTGTAAAGCATGTGATTCTTGTCCTCTCCGGCAAGGGAGGCGTCGGCAAAAGTACGGTCTCGGTAAACCTTTCCTATGCACTTGCCAGCCACGGATACCAGACCGGTCTGCTTGACCTTGACATTCACGGCCCGAGCATTGCCAAGATGCTCGGCATTGAGAATCTGAAACTGCAGGCGCTCGGCAACAAGATGATGCCGGTAAAAGTGACCGGCTCACTGAAGGTCGTTTCAATGGCCCTTCTTCTCAACACCACCGACAGCCCGATCGTATGGCGCGGCCCGATGAAGGCAGCAGCAATCAAACAGTTCCTCGGCGATGTCGACTGGGGAGACCTTGACTATCTCGTCGTTGACCTCCCGCCGGGAACGGGTGACGAGGCGCTCAACATCGTACAGTTTGCACCAAACGTTGAGGGTGCCGTGATCGTTACGACCCCGCAGGATGTTGCGGTGCTTGACTCCACGAAGGCAATCAAGTTCGTTGAGATGATGGATCTCCCAGTGCTTGGCATCATTGAGAACATGTCAGGCATGGTCTGTCCGCACTGCGGCGAGGTCGTTGATCTCTTCGGCAAAGGCGGCGGAGAAAAAGTTGCAGCCCAGTACAATGTTCCCTTCCTTGGCTCTATCCCAATCGACATCGAGATGCGCAAAGCAGGTGACGAAGGCAGACCGTTCATCGTCAAGAGAACGAGCGAAAAGAATCCTACAAGGGACGCGGTCGACAAGGTTATGGAAAACCTGATCGCAGAAGTCGAGAAAAACGACGAATAA